A portion of the Bacteroides faecium genome contains these proteins:
- a CDS encoding TonB-dependent receptor plug domain-containing protein: MRHIRLYKSICAVICCQLLFPTLFAQQQKVDTAHTYSIPEITVSDIYQTREIRSTAPLQVLSKDALKNLHALQVSDAVKHFAGVTVKDYGGIGGLKTVSIRSLGAQHTAVGYDGITVTDCQTGQIDIGRFSLDNVDQLSLSNGQTDNIFQPARFFASAGILNIQTLTPRFKKGKRTNISAAFKTGSWGLVNPSVLLEQQLNSKWTVTANAEWMSSDGQYPYTLHYGNAEGDLTSREKRKNTDVQTFRTEAGLYGNFSDKEQWRLKAYYFQSSRGLPKATTLYNDYSSQHLWDKNTFVQSQYKKEFSQQWVLQTSAKWNWSYQRYLDPDTKNSLGKTENSYYQQEYYLSASVLYRLLSNLSFSLSTDGSINTMDTNLTNFAQPTRYSWLTAFAGKYVNDWLTISASALATIINEDVKEGGSAGNHRKLTPYISASFKPFRSEEFRIRAFYKDIFRLPSFNDLYYQEVGNTKLKPENAKQYNIGLTYSKNVCTFIPYLSATVDAYYNKVTDKIIAYPTKNLAIWSMRNLGSVEIKGIDATGNLSLQPWEKIRINLSGNYTYQRALDVTDPNSNKDKSTYKHQIAYTPRVSASGQAGLETPWINISYSFLYSGKRYTVGQNIAANRLDSYSDHSISASRDFRIRKVTSSLCVEVLNLMDKNYEIVRYFPMPGRSVRATLKIIY; this comes from the coding sequence ATGAGACATATAAGGCTATACAAGAGTATCTGTGCAGTAATCTGCTGCCAGCTTTTATTCCCGACACTTTTCGCACAACAGCAAAAAGTAGATACAGCACATACATACTCCATCCCCGAAATTACAGTTTCCGATATTTACCAAACACGAGAGATACGTTCTACCGCTCCGCTACAAGTACTTTCCAAAGATGCACTAAAAAACCTGCATGCCCTGCAAGTTTCTGACGCCGTGAAGCATTTTGCCGGAGTAACCGTGAAAGATTACGGTGGCATCGGCGGACTGAAAACCGTATCCATACGCAGCTTGGGCGCACAACACACAGCCGTGGGTTATGACGGAATCACCGTAACCGACTGCCAGACAGGACAGATTGACATCGGTCGTTTCTCGCTCGATAATGTAGACCAGTTATCACTTAGCAACGGTCAGACTGATAATATCTTCCAGCCGGCACGTTTCTTCGCTTCGGCAGGAATACTGAATATACAGACACTTACTCCCCGTTTCAAAAAAGGGAAACGTACGAATATCAGCGCGGCTTTCAAGACCGGCTCATGGGGACTGGTCAACCCATCGGTTCTGTTAGAGCAACAACTCAATTCTAAGTGGACAGTCACAGCCAATGCCGAATGGATGTCTTCAGACGGACAGTATCCATATACCCTGCACTACGGAAATGCAGAGGGTGACCTGACGTCACGGGAGAAAAGAAAGAATACCGACGTACAGACTTTCCGTACCGAGGCCGGACTTTACGGCAACTTCTCCGACAAAGAACAATGGCGATTGAAAGCCTATTACTTCCAATCTTCCCGAGGATTACCGAAAGCTACTACACTTTATAACGACTATTCCTCACAACACCTGTGGGACAAGAATACATTTGTACAAAGCCAATACAAGAAAGAGTTCAGCCAACAATGGGTATTGCAGACTTCCGCCAAATGGAACTGGAGCTATCAGCGTTACCTGGACCCCGACACCAAAAACTCTTTAGGAAAAACGGAAAACAGTTATTACCAACAGGAGTACTATCTCTCCGCATCGGTATTATACAGATTATTGAGCAATCTTTCATTTTCCCTTTCGACGGATGGGAGTATCAATACAATGGATACTAATCTTACTAATTTTGCGCAACCCACCCGCTATTCATGGCTGACAGCTTTTGCAGGAAAATACGTGAATGATTGGCTCACAATCTCCGCATCCGCTTTGGCGACTATCATCAACGAAGATGTAAAGGAAGGCGGAAGTGCCGGCAATCACCGCAAATTGACGCCTTATATCAGCGCTTCATTCAAGCCTTTCCGTAGCGAAGAGTTCCGTATCCGTGCCTTCTATAAGGACATCTTCCGCCTGCCAAGTTTCAATGACTTATATTATCAGGAAGTGGGAAACACCAAACTGAAACCTGAAAATGCAAAGCAATATAATATCGGTCTGACTTATAGCAAGAATGTATGTACATTCATTCCTTATCTTTCGGCAACCGTTGATGCATACTATAACAAAGTAACGGATAAAATCATTGCTTATCCTACCAAGAACCTTGCGATATGGAGCATGAGAAACTTGGGAAGTGTGGAGATTAAAGGAATTGACGCCACAGGAAACTTGTCTCTCCAGCCTTGGGAGAAAATCCGTATCAACCTGTCCGGCAATTATACATACCAACGGGCGTTGGATGTCACTGACCCTAATTCGAACAAGGATAAATCGACTTATAAACATCAGATAGCCTATACTCCCCGTGTTTCTGCCTCTGGACAAGCAGGCCTCGAGACACCATGGATAAATATATCTTACTCATTCCTTTATTCAGGAAAACGCTATACAGTAGGACAGAATATCGCAGCAAATCGACTGGATAGTTACAGTGACCATAGTATTTCAGCGAGCCGCGACTTCCGGATAAGAAAAGTTACAAGTTCGCTATGTGTGGAAGTATTGAACCTGATGGACAAAAATTACGAGATTGTACGATACTTCCCAATGCCGGGACGTTCGGTAAGAGCAACGCTAAAAATAATATATTAA
- a CDS encoding YncE family protein, which translates to MKRKLTYIFWFCLPILLLFTACDDMEDKPFTSDIAGDPTETDTAELYALCEGLFNQNNSSLMRFSFGNQRMVRNYFNTINHRGLGDTANDLAIYGGKIYVIVNVSSTVEVIDFRTGNSLKQIQMLTENGSSREPRYIAFHKEKAYVCSYDGTVTRIDTTSLAIDGVTSVGRNPDGICVQNEKLYVSNSGGLDYASGLGVDNTVSVVDIATFKEINKITVGPNPGKIVAGTDGTTVYVATRGEDVEAGNYNFAKIDCLTNGVTHYNEKVQNFAIDGEIAYLYNYNYSTQTSSIKAFNLKTGKTVRENFITDGTSIDTPYGINVNPYSGNVYITNAYDYTIYGDLLCFNQQGQLQFRLNNIGLNPNTIAFSDKASQSDIDDNTEEAENSLAFANKVWEYKPAPGQFINTSTSAYETGFTAEQVLERATEKLKKKSVISLGGFGGTITVGFPQPIPNIEGEYDFKVWGNATYNNNTGTGALGGSAEPGIVLVSKDINNNGIPDDEWYELAGSEYGKDTEIRNYAITYYRPQPANGDVRWKDNLGKEGFVKRNTFHQQDSYYPNWIEENEITFHGTRLKDNAVEEGNVWVGYCYPWGYADNHPNRTEYSQFKIDRAVDQNGQPVLLDQIDFVRIYTAVNQDIGWTGEISTEVVTVENLHYKK; encoded by the coding sequence ATGAAAAGGAAATTGACATATATATTTTGGTTCTGCCTGCCCATCCTATTATTATTCACTGCCTGTGATGATATGGAAGACAAGCCTTTCACTTCTGACATTGCAGGTGACCCGACTGAAACAGATACAGCCGAGCTCTATGCGTTATGTGAAGGACTATTCAATCAGAATAACAGTTCATTGATGCGTTTCTCTTTCGGAAACCAGAGAATGGTGCGCAACTATTTTAATACAATCAATCATCGGGGATTGGGAGATACGGCAAATGATTTAGCCATTTATGGCGGCAAGATATATGTCATTGTCAATGTCTCCAGTACAGTGGAAGTAATAGACTTCCGTACAGGAAATTCCTTGAAGCAAATTCAAATGCTGACCGAAAACGGAAGTTCACGTGAACCGCGATACATCGCCTTTCATAAAGAAAAAGCGTATGTGTGTTCTTATGACGGAACAGTGACACGTATTGATACAACTTCCCTCGCCATAGACGGTGTCACTTCCGTAGGACGTAATCCCGATGGAATCTGTGTACAAAACGAAAAGTTATATGTTTCCAATTCCGGCGGACTGGATTATGCATCCGGTCTGGGAGTAGACAATACTGTATCTGTGGTCGATATCGCCACATTCAAAGAAATCAATAAAATTACAGTAGGACCGAATCCGGGCAAGATTGTAGCCGGAACGGATGGAACAACCGTTTATGTAGCAACCCGTGGAGAAGATGTAGAAGCAGGAAATTATAACTTTGCAAAAATAGACTGCCTGACAAATGGAGTGACTCATTACAATGAGAAAGTACAGAACTTCGCCATTGACGGAGAGATTGCCTATCTATACAATTACAATTATAGTACGCAAACATCTTCTATCAAGGCATTCAATCTGAAAACAGGAAAAACCGTTCGTGAGAATTTCATCACGGATGGAACAAGTATCGATACTCCTTATGGAATCAATGTGAATCCTTATAGTGGTAACGTGTATATCACAAATGCTTATGATTACACCATATACGGAGATTTGCTCTGTTTTAACCAACAAGGACAACTGCAATTCCGTCTGAATAATATCGGACTGAATCCGAACACGATTGCATTCAGCGACAAGGCTTCACAAAGCGACATTGATGATAATACCGAAGAAGCTGAAAATTCATTGGCTTTCGCCAATAAAGTATGGGAGTATAAGCCAGCTCCCGGACAGTTTATCAATACGAGTACGTCGGCTTATGAGACAGGTTTCACTGCCGAACAAGTTTTAGAGCGTGCCACAGAAAAGCTAAAGAAAAAATCAGTTATCTCATTAGGCGGATTCGGTGGAACAATAACAGTAGGATTTCCTCAACCAATCCCTAATATCGAAGGGGAATATGATTTCAAGGTATGGGGAAATGCCACTTACAACAATAACACTGGAACAGGAGCACTTGGTGGAAGTGCTGAACCGGGAATTGTATTAGTCTCAAAAGATATAAATAATAATGGGATACCTGACGATGAATGGTATGAGTTGGCAGGTAGTGAGTACGGAAAAGATACAGAAATACGTAATTACGCAATCACCTATTATCGTCCCCAACCAGCCAATGGCGATGTCCGCTGGAAAGATAATTTAGGAAAAGAGGGATTCGTCAAACGTAACACATTCCATCAACAAGATTCTTATTATCCGAACTGGATAGAAGAAAACGAAATAACTTTCCATGGGACACGTCTAAAAGACAATGCCGTAGAAGAAGGCAATGTTTGGGTAGGTTATTGTTATCCTTGGGGATATGCAGACAATCATCCCAACAGAACCGAATACAGCCAATTTAAAATAGACCGGGCTGTAGACCAAAACGGACAACCTGTATTATTAGACCAAATAGACTTCGTAAGAATCTATACCGCCGTCAATCAGGACATAGGCTGGACAGGAGAAATATCTACCGAAGTCGTCACAGTAGAAAACTTACATTACAAAAAATAA
- a CDS encoding DUF4465 domain-containing protein — MKKLSLFLLVSIFAFCGCSDDNDETKGGDDETKGGDKKEIVISFENLLTEAESEFKTTEGEVDGYYTKCNFKDPQNLIELPHYYSSYQGSTSFGGGFTYTNCTNITTAGYSNISAITGKGKNGKTYLTSNTNSYTPAQITNLNTEKYELKGAWVTNTTYAYLAIKDGNDGSSSMVKGPFTNGDWFTLTAVGYKADGSVIGRIDFYLADFRDNKQKIVNTWEWFDWSNISNADYIKFEMNSSDTDPELGMMTPSYFCLDGITLIEK; from the coding sequence ATGAAAAAGTTATCTTTATTCTTATTAGTATCCATATTCGCTTTTTGCGGATGTAGTGATGATAACGATGAAACAAAAGGGGGTGATGATGAAACAAAAGGTGGTGACAAAAAAGAAATTGTCATTAGTTTCGAGAACCTACTAACTGAAGCTGAATCTGAATTTAAAACAACAGAGGGAGAAGTAGATGGCTACTATACGAAGTGCAATTTCAAAGACCCTCAAAATCTAATAGAATTACCACATTACTACAGTAGTTACCAAGGTAGTACAAGTTTTGGCGGTGGATTCACTTATACTAATTGCACTAATATTACAACCGCTGGGTATAGTAATATCAGTGCTATAACAGGAAAAGGAAAAAACGGAAAAACCTATTTAACATCAAATACCAATAGCTACACCCCTGCCCAAATCACTAATCTCAACACCGAAAAATATGAGCTCAAAGGTGCATGGGTAACAAACACAACATATGCTTATCTTGCTATCAAGGATGGAAATGATGGCTCATCTTCTATGGTTAAAGGACCTTTCACTAATGGGGACTGGTTTACGTTAACAGCAGTAGGATACAAAGCAGATGGAAGTGTTATCGGACGCATTGATTTCTATTTGGCAGATTTCCGTGACAACAAACAAAAAATAGTTAACACATGGGAATGGTTCGATTGGAGTAATATCAGCAATGCTGACTACATTAAATTTGAAATGAATTCATCAGATACAGACCCAGAACTCGGAATGATGACTCCTTCTTATTTCTGCCTTGACGGTATCACTCTCATCGAAAAATAA
- a CDS encoding tryptophanase, with product MELPFAESWKIKMVEPIRKSTREEREQWIKEAHYNVFQLKSEQVYIDLITDSGTGAMSDRQWAGMMLGDESYAGATSFFKLKEMITKLTGFEYIIPTHQGRAAENVLFSYLVHEGDIIPGNSHFDTTKGHIEGRRATALDCTIDAAKQTQLELPFKGNVDLDKLQKALTEHAERIPFIIVTITNNTAGGQPVSMQNLREVRAIADKYGKPVLFDSARFAENAYFIKMREEGYQDKSIKEITKEMFALADGMTMSAKKDGIVNMGGFIATRREDWYEGAKGFCVQYEGYLTYGGMNGRDMNALAIGLDENTEFDNLETRIKQVEYLAKKLDEYGIPYQRPAGGHAIFIDAPKVLTHVPKEEFPAQTLTVELYLEAGIRGCEIGYILADRDPVTHENRFNGLDLLRLAIPRRVYTDNHMNVIAAALKNVYERRESITRGVRIAWEAPLMRHFTVQLERLSL from the coding sequence ATGGAATTACCTTTTGCTGAATCATGGAAAATAAAGATGGTAGAACCCATCCGTAAAAGTACTCGTGAAGAACGCGAGCAATGGATTAAAGAAGCACATTACAACGTCTTCCAACTCAAATCAGAACAAGTTTATATAGACCTTATCACCGACTCAGGAACAGGAGCCATGAGCGACCGCCAATGGGCTGGAATGATGCTCGGCGATGAAAGTTATGCCGGTGCGACATCCTTCTTCAAACTGAAAGAGATGATTACGAAGCTGACCGGATTTGAGTATATCATTCCGACGCACCAGGGACGTGCCGCAGAAAATGTACTTTTCTCCTATTTGGTACACGAAGGAGACATCATACCCGGCAATTCACACTTCGATACCACCAAAGGACATATCGAAGGACGCCGTGCCACCGCATTAGACTGCACCATTGATGCAGCCAAACAGACACAGCTAGAACTCCCATTCAAAGGAAATGTAGACCTTGATAAATTACAGAAAGCGTTGACAGAACATGCAGAACGTATCCCCTTTATCATCGTAACCATCACCAACAACACAGCCGGCGGACAGCCCGTATCCATGCAGAACTTACGTGAAGTAAGAGCTATCGCCGACAAATACGGCAAGCCGGTACTTTTCGACTCCGCACGCTTTGCTGAAAACGCTTACTTTATCAAAATGCGCGAAGAAGGTTATCAAGATAAATCTATCAAAGAAATTACGAAAGAGATGTTCGCCCTTGCCGACGGCATGACAATGAGTGCCAAGAAAGACGGAATCGTCAACATGGGCGGATTCATAGCCACACGGCGCGAAGACTGGTACGAAGGCGCAAAAGGTTTCTGCGTGCAATACGAAGGATATCTCACTTACGGCGGAATGAACGGACGGGACATGAACGCACTCGCCATCGGACTGGATGAAAACACAGAATTCGATAATCTCGAAACACGCATCAAACAAGTAGAATACCTGGCAAAGAAACTGGATGAATACGGAATCCCCTATCAGCGTCCTGCCGGCGGTCATGCCATTTTCATCGATGCGCCCAAAGTGCTGACACACGTACCCAAGGAAGAATTTCCGGCACAGACACTGACTGTTGAGCTCTATCTGGAAGCCGGTATCCGCGGATGCGAAATCGGCTATATTCTTGCCGACCGTGACCCGGTTACTCATGAAAACCGATTCAACGGACTCGATTTACTGCGTCTTGCCATCCCCCGCAGAGTGTACACTGACAATCATATGAACGTAATTGCCGCCGCCCTCAAAAATGTATATGAACGCAGGGAAAGCATTACCCGCGGAGTACGTATCGCTTGGGAAGCTCCGTTGATGCGACATTTCACAGTCCAGCTAGAAAGGTTGTCTCTATAA
- a CDS encoding GNAT family N-acetyltransferase — translation MAEDYKLIDNEEKHRYEFQIDGKIAEIDYIKSNNGEIYLVHTEVPASLGGRGIGSQLAEKVLTDIERQGLRLVPLCPFVAGYIHKHPEWKRIVMRGIHIK, via the coding sequence ATGGCAGAAGATTATAAATTAATAGACAACGAAGAGAAACATCGGTATGAATTTCAAATCGATGGCAAGATAGCCGAAATAGACTATATCAAATCAAATAACGGAGAAATTTATCTTGTTCACACGGAAGTACCCGCTTCATTGGGCGGAAGAGGAATAGGTTCACAACTTGCAGAAAAGGTCTTGACGGACATAGAGCGGCAAGGATTACGCCTCGTACCACTTTGCCCGTTTGTAGCCGGATATATCCATAAGCATCCCGAATGGAAAAGAATCGTAATGCGCGGTATTCATATTAAATAA
- a CDS encoding (4Fe-4S)-binding protein produces the protein MGKKVEYTNGELTIVWQPELCQHAGICVKMLPNVYHPKERPWVQIENATTEELIAQISKCPSGALSYRLNKKEK, from the coding sequence ATGGGAAAGAAAGTTGAATATACGAATGGCGAACTGACCATTGTATGGCAGCCGGAATTATGCCAGCATGCCGGAATATGCGTAAAGATGCTACCCAATGTTTATCATCCGAAAGAAAGGCCCTGGGTACAAATTGAAAATGCGACAACGGAAGAACTAATTGCGCAAATCAGTAAATGTCCTTCAGGCGCATTAAGCTACCGACTGAACAAGAAAGAGAAGTAA
- a CDS encoding 4'-phosphopantetheinyl transferase family protein — MALFLQHKTDDIQWAVWKMEESLDTLLAFLPETRRISCEQELSRFVSERRKLEWTSVRVLLYSMLREDKEIAYSSESKPYLSDHSFFISISHTKGYVAVILSSRTAVGIDIEQYGQRVHRVSDRYVRSDEQAEAYQGDTTWSLLLHWSAKEAVFKRMEDADADLRKLRLTHFIPREEGTFQVQEFVTGLQKLYTVGYRIHSDFVLTWTLN; from the coding sequence ATGGCGTTATTTCTGCAACATAAGACGGATGATATACAGTGGGCTGTCTGGAAGATGGAAGAATCTTTGGATACATTATTGGCTTTTCTGCCTGAGACGAGAAGAATCTCCTGCGAACAGGAACTGAGCCGCTTTGTCTCCGAACGGCGGAAATTGGAATGGACGTCTGTCCGTGTCTTGCTGTATTCAATGCTTCGGGAAGACAAGGAGATTGCTTACTCTTCTGAAAGCAAACCTTATCTGTCCGACCATTCTTTTTTTATCAGCATTTCTCATACAAAAGGATATGTAGCTGTGATTCTTAGTTCCCGGACTGCTGTCGGCATTGATATCGAGCAATATGGGCAACGTGTCCATCGGGTATCCGACCGCTATGTCCGTTCTGACGAACAGGCGGAAGCTTATCAGGGAGATACAACTTGGAGCCTGTTGTTGCATTGGTCTGCAAAGGAAGCGGTTTTTAAACGTATGGAAGATGCCGACGCCGATCTTCGTAAACTCCGTTTGACACATTTTATTCCTCGGGAAGAGGGGACGTTTCAAGTTCAAGAGTTCGTGACGGGGTTGCAAAAGCTTTATACTGTCGGTTATCGTATCCATTCGGACTTTGTGTTGACTTGGACGTTGAATTGA
- a CDS encoding gliding motility-associated protein GldE yields MDSDGYLSQLADIFNGITVNTPSISAIIAIVLAGVLLLASGFASASEIAFFSLSPSDRNDIDERNHPSDDKISALLGNSERLLATILITNNFVNVTIIMLCNFFFMNVFVFHSPLAEFLILTVILTFLLLLFGEIMPKIYSAQKTLAFCRFSAPAIYYLEKIFYPIATVLVGSTTFLNKHFAKKSHNISVDELSHALELTDKAELTEENNILEGIIRFGGETVKEVMTSRLDMVDLDIRTSFKEVMQCIIENAYSRIPIFAGSRDNIKGILYIKDLLPHVGKGDNFRWQSLIRPAYFVPETKMIDDLLRDFQANKIHIAIVVDEFGGTSGLVTMEDIIEEIVGEIHDEYDDEERTYVVLNDHTWIFEAKTQLTDFYKIAKVDEDEFEKVVGDADTLAGMLLEIKGEFPALHEKVTYHNYEFEVLEMDSRRILKVKFTILPKDTEASEGKE; encoded by the coding sequence TTGGACTCAGATGGTTATTTAAGCCAATTGGCTGATATTTTCAACGGTATTACCGTAAACACTCCTTCTATCTCTGCTATTATCGCCATAGTACTGGCAGGTGTACTCCTGCTTGCTTCCGGTTTTGCTTCGGCTTCTGAAATCGCTTTTTTCTCGCTTTCTCCTTCAGACCGGAATGATATTGATGAACGAAATCATCCTTCCGATGATAAAATAAGTGCCCTTCTTGGTAATTCCGAACGTCTTCTGGCGACGATATTGATTACTAATAATTTTGTGAACGTAACCATTATCATGCTCTGCAACTTCTTCTTTATGAATGTCTTTGTATTTCATTCCCCATTGGCAGAGTTCCTGATACTGACTGTGATACTTACTTTTCTGTTGCTCCTGTTCGGCGAAATCATGCCGAAGATTTATTCAGCGCAGAAGACATTGGCTTTTTGCCGTTTCTCCGCACCGGCTATTTATTACTTGGAAAAAATATTTTATCCGATAGCTACTGTCCTGGTGGGCTCTACTACTTTTCTGAACAAGCATTTTGCCAAGAAAAGCCATAATATTTCTGTTGATGAACTGTCTCATGCGCTGGAACTTACAGATAAGGCGGAGCTTACCGAAGAAAATAATATTCTGGAAGGAATTATCCGTTTTGGCGGAGAAACCGTGAAGGAAGTGATGACTTCTCGTCTGGATATGGTTGATTTGGATATTCGTACGTCTTTCAAGGAAGTGATGCAATGTATCATTGAAAATGCTTATTCACGTATTCCTATCTTTGCCGGTTCGCGGGATAATATAAAGGGTATACTGTATATCAAAGACCTTCTGCCTCATGTGGGCAAAGGGGATAATTTTCGTTGGCAGTCATTGATTCGTCCTGCTTATTTTGTACCTGAAACGAAGATGATTGATGATTTGCTGCGTGATTTCCAGGCGAATAAGATTCATATTGCCATCGTCGTAGATGAGTTTGGGGGAACTTCCGGACTGGTGACGATGGAAGATATTATCGAAGAAATAGTGGGGGAAATTCATGATGAGTATGACGATGAAGAACGTACATACGTTGTGTTGAACGACCATACCTGGATATTTGAAGCGAAAACGCAGTTGACGGATTTCTATAAGATTGCGAAAGTAGATGAGGATGAGTTTGAGAAAGTGGTGGGGGATGCCGATACCTTAGCAGGTATGCTGCTTGAGATTAAAGGTGAGTTCCCGGCATTGCATGAGAAAGTGACTTATCACAATTACGAGTTTGAAGTATTGGAGATGGATAGCCGCCGTATTTTGAAAGTCAAGTTTACGATTTTGCCTAAGGATACGGAAGCATCGGAAGGAAAAGAATAA
- a CDS encoding single-stranded DNA-binding protein, with translation MSVNKVILLGNVGQDPRVKYFDAGSAVATFSLATTERGYTLANGTQIPDRTEWHNIVASNRLAEIVDKYVHKGDKLYLEGKIRTRSYTDQAGATRYVTEIYVDNMEMLSPKGANPGAAASAQQPAVGQPQQMQQQQPQQTQAQPVQDNPADDLPF, from the coding sequence ATGTCAGTAAATAAAGTGATATTGTTAGGAAACGTGGGACAAGATCCACGGGTGAAATATTTTGATGCAGGTTCGGCTGTGGCAACTTTCTCGTTAGCTACGACAGAACGTGGCTACACGTTGGCTAATGGAACCCAGATTCCCGACAGAACGGAGTGGCATAATATCGTTGCATCCAATCGACTGGCTGAAATCGTAGATAAATATGTGCACAAAGGTGACAAATTGTATTTGGAAGGAAAGATAAGGACACGTTCTTACACCGACCAGGCAGGTGCCACGCGCTATGTCACCGAAATTTATGTGGATAATATGGAAATGCTGTCTCCGAAAGGTGCTAATCCGGGAGCTGCTGCTTCTGCACAGCAACCTGCCGTCGGTCAGCCACAGCAAATGCAACAGCAACAGCCGCAGCAGACGCAAGCGCAGCCTGTACAAGATAATCCGGCAGATGACTTGCCGTTCTAG
- the mutY gene encoding A/G-specific adenine glycosylase produces the protein MNEFTEAIIKWYEENKRELPWRESSDPYLIWISEIILQQTRVVQGYDYFLRFVERFPDVRTLADAEEDEVMKYWQGLGYYSRARNLHAAAKSMDGVFPKTYPEVLALKGVGEYTAAAVCSFAYGMPYAVVDGNVYRVLSRYFGIDTPIDSTEGKKLFAVLADEMLDRKQPALYNQGIMDFGAIQCTPQSPDCLFCPLADGCSALAKGLVGKLPVKQHKTKTTNRYFNYIYVRAGAHTFISKRTADDIWKNLFELPLIETPVAVPEEEFLALPEFQALFAPGEQPVVRSVCREVKHVLSHRVIYANFYEVTLPGETASFGQFQKIKAEELEQYAVSRLVHAFIEKYIDSK, from the coding sequence ATGAATGAGTTTACTGAAGCAATTATAAAGTGGTATGAGGAGAATAAACGTGAATTGCCCTGGAGGGAGTCTTCCGACCCATATCTGATATGGATTTCGGAAATTATCCTTCAGCAGACGCGTGTGGTGCAGGGATATGATTATTTTCTTCGTTTCGTCGAGCGTTTTCCCGATGTGCGGACATTGGCGGACGCGGAAGAGGATGAGGTGATGAAATATTGGCAGGGATTGGGTTATTATTCACGTGCCCGTAATCTTCATGCTGCCGCAAAAAGCATGGATGGGGTTTTCCCGAAAACGTATCCGGAAGTGCTGGCTCTGAAAGGAGTAGGGGAGTATACTGCGGCGGCTGTCTGCTCGTTTGCTTATGGTATGCCTTATGCGGTGGTGGACGGAAATGTATATCGTGTGCTTTCACGTTATTTCGGCATTGACACGCCGATTGATTCGACAGAGGGGAAGAAGCTCTTTGCGGTTTTGGCGGACGAGATGTTGGACAGGAAGCAACCGGCTCTTTATAATCAGGGGATTATGGATTTCGGGGCGATTCAGTGTACTCCGCAGTCGCCTGATTGTTTGTTTTGCCCGTTGGCGGATGGTTGTTCGGCTCTTGCGAAAGGGCTGGTCGGCAAACTGCCGGTGAAGCAGCATAAGACGAAAACGACGAACCGTTATTTTAATTATATTTATGTACGTGCGGGCGCGCATACCTTTATAAGTAAGCGGACGGCGGATGATATTTGGAAAAATCTTTTTGAACTGCCTTTGATAGAAACTCCGGTTGCTGTGCCGGAAGAAGAATTTTTAGCTTTGCCTGAGTTTCAGGCGCTTTTTGCTCCGGGTGAGCAGCCGGTAGTCCGTTCGGTGTGTAGGGAAGTGAAGCATGTATTGTCCCATCGGGTGATTTATGCTAATTTCTATGAAGTGACATTGCCCGGAGAAACGGCTTCTTTCGGTCAGTTTCAGAAAATAAAGGCGGAAGAATTGGAGCAATATGCTGTTTCAAGGTTGGTGCACGCTTTTATTGAGAAGTATATTGATTCGAAATAA
- a CDS encoding HU family DNA-binding protein: MTKADIVNEITKKTGIDKQTVLTTVEAFMNAVKDSLSNDDNVYLRGFGSFVVKKRAQKTARNISKNTTIIIPEHNIPAFKPAKTFTISVKK, encoded by the coding sequence ATGACTAAAGCAGATATTGTAAACGAGATTACAAAGAAAACTGGAATTGACAAGCAGACAGTTCTTACAACAGTAGAAGCATTCATGAACGCTGTAAAAGATTCATTGTCTAACGACGATAATGTGTACTTACGTGGATTTGGTAGTTTTGTAGTGAAGAAAAGAGCACAGAAGACCGCTCGTAATATTTCTAAGAATACTACGATTATCATCCCTGAGCACAACATTCCGGCTTTCAAACCGGCTAAGACATTTACAATTTCAGTAAAGAAATAA